ATTAATCCATGCAATCGCAATGGAACAAGGATTAAGATTCGCTATCAGAGAAGGTGGAAGAACAGTTGCTTCAGGAGTTGTTTCTGAAATAATCAAATAAATTTAATATACATAGATATGTATATTGATAATAATAAAAAGGCTAGAGATTATATTCTCTAGTCTTTTTTAATTCTTTTTTATGTTATAATGAATTTATCTTAAATAATAATTTTATCAGGAGATTTTATGGAAAAGAAAATAAGAGTAACGCTTCCAATTGATATATTTGACATTATAAAAAATGATGCTGAAGATTTTAAAGTTAGTCAAAACTTTTTATACAACTATCTTTTCGAAAATTATAAAAGTTTAAAATTTAATTCTAATTATAGCAGTGCTAATAATAAAAAAATTATTCAATTTAGTTTAAATAAAAATAATTTAGAAAATTATTATAGTTTTTTATTAGATAATAATATACAAATAGAAGCAAAATTTTTTAGAAATATAATTATAGCTTACGCTGTAAAATCTAAGAAAAATAGAGAATTATTTATTTTTAAAGAATTAATAAATAGAATAAAATACGCTATCAAAAATAATAAACAAATAATTTTAACTTTTCAAGATAAATCTAAAAAAAGAATATCTCCATTTTTAGTTGCCTCTTCAGAACTAGAATTAAAAAATTATTTATTCTCTTATGATGAGTCTGAGAAAAATTTTAAAAATTTTTTAATTAGAAATATTAAAAATGTCTATATTTCTACTAAAGAAAGAACAATTAAAAATACAGATTTTATTGGCCAAGTTGTTAAAAACTTTAATCCTTTTCTTTCTATAAATAATTATATAGTTGTTCGATTTTCACAAGAAGGTCTAAAAACATTTGAAAAATTAAAAACTAATAGACCAAAAATCTTGGAAAGTAACAACTTAATTTATAAATTTGAATGTTCCTTAGAACAAGGAAAAAGATATTTTTCTTATTTTTTTAGTGATGTAGAAATTT
This genomic stretch from Fusobacterium sp. JB019 harbors:
- a CDS encoding WYL domain-containing protein — its product is MEKKIRVTLPIDIFDIIKNDAEDFKVSQNFLYNYLFENYKSLKFNSNYSSANNKKIIQFSLNKNNLENYYSFLLDNNIQIEAKFFRNIIIAYAVKSKKNRELFIFKELINRIKYAIKNNKQIILTFQDKSKKRISPFLVASSELELKNYLFSYDESEKNFKNFLIRNIKNVYISTKERTIKNTDFIGQVVKNFNPFLSINNYIVVRFSQEGLKTFEKLKTNRPKILESNNLIYKFECSLEQGKRYFSYFFSDVEILEPLELRNWFKNQYEKGKKLYNI